The genomic window CCATTTCCAATGTATCATGTTGTCATACCAGGTGCATAGTGTTGGCACAATGTTATCATAATGGTGAAAAATATTTTAATTCATTAATGCCACCACAATTCAAGAACGACCCTTTTATAAGCTTCCCATGATACGCTACGTGaccaaaactatgtggacactatgtggattaatatggagttggtcccccctttgttgctataacagcctccactcttctgtgaagcccttccaatagatgttggaacattgctactgggactttctcccattcagccacaagtgcgttagtgagatcgggcactgacgttgggcagttagacctggctcgcagttggcgttccaattcatcccaaaggtgatcgatggggttgaggtcaggcctctacaggccagtgaagttcttccacaccaatctcgacaaaccacttctgtatggacctcgctttgtgcacgtgggcattgtcatgctgaaacaggaaagggccttccccaaactgttgccacaaaattggatgcacagaatcgtctagaatgtcattgtatgctgtagcggtaagacttcccttcactggaactaaggggcctagcccaaaccgtgacaaacagctccagaccattattcctcctccaccaactttacagttggcactatgcatttgggcaggtagcgttctcctggcgtcCTCTAaaatccagattcgtccgtcggactgccagatggtgaagcgtcattcatcactccagagaacgcgtttccactgctccagagtccaatggtggcaagctttacaccgccctagccgaagcttggcattgcgcgtggtgatcttaggcttctgtgcggctgctcggccatggaaacccatttcatgaagctccagactaaCACTTActatgctgacgttgcttccagtggcagtttggaacgcggtagtgagtgttgcaaccaagaacagccgatttttacacgctacacgctttagcactcagtggtcccgttctgtgagcgtttgtggcctaccacttcgctgctGAGCCGTTTTTGCTccaagacatttccacttcacaataacagcactcaataacagttgaccggggcagctctagcagggcagaaatttgattaactgacttgttggaaaggtggcatcctatgaagatgcctcgttaaaagtcactgagctcttcagtaaggccattctactgccaatgtttgtcaatggagattgcatgactgtgtgctcgattttatacacctgtcagtaatgcttgtggctgaaatagcagaatccactaatttgaaggggtgtccacatacttttgtatttatagtgtatgtGCTTGTCTGTTCTTGTGTATCTTAGGTTCATGATTATACCATTATAAAAGGGCATCATTAACAAAATTAATGGTAGGAAAGGAATACCTCTGGAATAATATTGTAAGTGTATTTCTTTATTGATCATTATGGTGCAAACTGTCATCTGAAAACAAAAAAGTATGTACGTAGCTAATAATGACCTATCATttttactgaggataatagactCATGAATGCCATGGCTTTTCATCTATTGACATGTTTTACAGCTGAAAATACTCCTTTATTCTCAAGTACCTTTAGTGGAATGTTATATGGTTTTAAATGTTGCTGTTTTTCCATTCAATAGTTAGTGTGTGAAATTCTTCCAGCTAGTCTAAACCTGAAACTGATGACCAAACTGCTGTGCATTGGGGGTCGTACATTTATTTTTCAGGTGATGTAACTTATGTCTGTAAAACATAAATGAATATACACTTAGCTCAAAGCAAATTTATCCAgaatatatattgtatatttatGAACTTATAATATTTTGTATCTTTTTGTGAAATACACTTCTGTCATAAAGCCCATACAATTCTCAGCACCAGCAAGATACGTGTGGTGTTAACTgacatttacaaatgtatttgttttcgaTGTTTGGAGTAATGCCTCAAATGAGTTATATTGATTGACTGGAATGATTTGAGACATCTTTTTTTTCATCCCATTACGCTATGACCATATTTCAAAGGGGtgagacatactgtacattttctgTGTGAGGAGGATGGGGTGCATTCATAGATCTTTTTTTAATAAAGTGTAATCATGGTTAATTCAACAGGTTGAAATGGAGTCATTCAAAAGAAACTACAGTATATTGATTTTCATGTATTTACAGTGTTGATTGTGAGTGATTTGCCtcagttaaataaaatatgtatcaTAGGACATTTAATCAGTTCATCCTTATTAGCCTAATTCGAATGGCTTTGGCTTTGCTTGAAGAATGACACAATTTGACAGATTACTTTTTTCCAGAGGTGCAAAGTAACTAATTGCAAATTCTCCTGTTACTAAAATTGAATAGCTTTTCTGAGTAATTTtacttctacttgagtaaaatgttATTAATGTAACAATATTTGAGTAGGATATTTCAGTACTCTTTCCACTCCTGGAGGGAGTTTGTGAGTGAGGGAAAGAGCGCTGTGAGTGAGTTAAAatgttaaacctaaccttaaccctaacttttAAAACACTGTTAACCTTACGCCTAACCCTAagcttaaattaagaccaaaaagcatgAATCTTTataatatagccaattttgactttgtgccTGTGTTTTCTAGTGCAGGGgtcttaaaaaaatatttttcttgcccagggaccccctcccaggcaaaccagTGACCCTATCATAAGTTTTctcatcaggtgaatgataatgggaTGGAGaaataatcaacattttaaaatgaatagatttggtagacagtttttcattattttaaccatcccacattataattggaagCGGAGGTGTACACTccaacatagcctattagctagaaaggtaactccaaacacattttcactaagagcagctgtttagctggttaaacaaaggttagccatGTGTTGGCAAAAATGTATGCCCAAGTTAAGAAAGCTTACCAGCAGGCAGCGACACATGCACTTGTAGGTTTGTAATTccttttttacatccgttattagacagtggcaacgatgatgattatgaacatggtattttgcctgctaatgcctgcaatgcagtgaagaaaatgatatgacaacaataacgtctaatgtaactggcccctctaacagtacaactggccccagcatGGCCCCctcagttgaaatggtctagaaccgccactgccccTACAGCGGGCCGCGGAGACCCAGTTGAATACCACTGATTCTAGTGGAAAGTGGAAACCAGTGTCCTGCCAGCCACAAGCACAGCTCAGCTCATGTCATTTTCAGAACATGTGCTGTGCttatgggcaggcaggcaggcacgcagaGCAAACATTGACGAGGAAAGAACAGTCCCTCAGCTGCCAGAGAAATCGGAGGACACTGTTTTTCACTATTATATGTAAGTATTTGGGTAAATATTAAACAATAATTTCAGTTTCGGGGTGTAATAAAGTTATTTATTTAATATGTCACCTTGTAATAACTGCATGAACTTGAAGTTGGACGCTGATATCAGCTTCAAAGCAATGACAAACTGCAACAAATAAACAACTTTTGTCGAGAACAGACCCAGGCTACCTAACGACTATTATTAGCACGCTAATTTCCGTTTTGCCTTAGATAGTTACTTTTATAAATCAGTTACACAAATGTAAATCATCTGttacatatttaaaaaatatatatatttagaggACAGGTTTGCTGTACTTGGCACTGCTGAAGTCTTACCAAACAACTCAAACTGGAGGTTGTGTTTGACACCTTCATGACTTGACTGAGAGAATGACTTGACAGACGGCCCTATCTAGCTATAGTTGTGACATGTTTACAAAAAGGACTCAGCTAGAGAGCATGCACCCAGTCAATACTTACAGGCCAGCTTTGAAGAGCTATTTAAGTTGACAAGCCATTCATCGAAACCCAGCTAAAAATAAACTGTCTCTTGCACATTCACTGGACCATGAAAATGTAATTGCAGACAGTATCTAGAATGATAAGATTTACTAAATGTAGAATTTGAATAGGCTTTACTCTTTTGTAGATACAGGTaagtgccaaaataaaggaaatactTCAGTAAATGAGGAATACGaagtacagtgctttcagaaagtattcataccccttgacttaccaCACATTGTGTTGTGCTACAACCAgaattcaaaatgaataaaataaaaatatcacccacaataccccgtaattaaaaagtgaaaacatgtttttagactttTTTGCAGATTTATTGAAAATCAAAaggaaatatctaatttacataagtattcacacctagggctgttgtggtgaccatATTGCCGCCACACCAGCTGCCaccagtcatgaaggcagtcaaattccacgtgaccttTCAGTCACTGTTATTAGGCTTCTCCaaactctgatgctgctgatggtcattagtagcctaccaaacttgcttactgccattctaaatcaaagcgaatttcacacatatattatttaaaaTATGTCAAGACAAGATTTTTGTGTGACTGTTTCTTATCAGAGTCggacacctcatgtagcctaactcataggcctatatgttttgataaggtttgtatcacaactgaagtggccaaataacttcttaaaatgaagcacattaatcctctttacaaggggtgtagagcctaacgggcgtacatactgtatgcagcgattgagtttcaagtttggagaagataattttcaccataaaaatgcacctttataataaaagcattacatgcataatcacatttacggtcacttttgataatggtgttttccggctaatggaacatttgcactTATAACCTACTGCTGTGTACGCATTACTGAATTTATAATGGGAAGAAATAGCcgaatagtttatcaacattttaagctaaatgttctgatctgttgcgtcagccataTTGCGTAATGTTTTTTGAAGCTAGTGGTTATaataatttgggatctatcgcatcttACAACTGTCCCAGAATATGTTCGGAATATGTATTTATCCCACAGAATAGaatttgtactatgggggatagttgCGTCCCAGGTGCTTCTGATTTTAGGGTGCGTTATCGCCACACAAAGGGGAGGCcgccgggaaattcgaggcattatcaagtgcttctcAAATTGTAATTTAGAGACTGACGAAGAGTGTACAGaccgcaaaaaacaaagcagagctcatgcctttcaagcaactttttaaAAATCATCATtggagtcgcatcatgcagccttacaatgtattaaaaatccaaacatatagcccaacgtttgtagaacaactaaagttacattaataactataaataagcatataggagtacatatttatttgttaaccgctcaacacagaatagctacGTGTgcacttgtcacgccctgaccatagagagcccttagttctctatggtgtagtaggtcagggcgtgactaaggggtgatctagtatgtctatttctatgttggtgctaatatggttcccaattagaggcagctgtttattgttgcctctgattggggatcatatttaggtagctatttccccatctgtgttttgtgggatattgattgattgttagtgtgtttgggcactatgtcctcacggtctttgtaagttttgttattttgttttgttagtttcacttaaataaatatgtggaactatactcacgctgcgccttggtccgctcatttccaaGACCGTGACAGCACaccctcaaatcatttggagaaaatatcctgtctattttattcagctttgttcaattgtattcttcatactgtaaaataatattaaataatgccacggaattctaagcaagtcttgtctgttaaatgaactagtgtagcccacagccatttggcatagccagatcaggaacTAATTAAGgataactcagagtatgctattcatTCTTCTGAAAtaaactacattttcttcatatcatgtttctttagacccgtctaaaataaataatggatttattgtgaaggtgtaggctatattacatggatttattatactttttaaaaggtagatgttccaaaggtctgcatcagtggcttgtaggcttagggtcatgtatgaaAATGCCCATTTGCCCATTGTTTTgactaccatggctagaagagatctcacGACTTTAAAAGAGGGGtttgtggtggcccaacaccctattaagacactttatgttggtgtttcctttattttggcagttacctgtatgttggcCATGTTGTGTTGCCTGATTTAACCTCATATATCCTATGTATGAATGCTTAGGATGTCAATAGTGTGAAAGTGTTTAATGAACAGTTTGTCTGTTTTTCTTTTTGCCCTAGGCCTTCTGCGTGTACCATCTTCATCTCCATTTTCTTCAGTCCTACACTTGCATGACCTGTGCTGTCTAGGCTAGAAGGCGTCGGCTCCCTGTTCTATTGTGTGTCCTTTGACAATGTCCAATGTGCCTTCATCTAGATATGCTGCTGCAATATCAGCCCTTTCCCTCAGTTTACCTGCTGTTAACCCCAACCCACCACTTACCCCCAAACCATCCCTTACCCCCAAATCCCTGACCCCTAAACCACTAGTTGCCCCTACCCCCAAACCACCCCTTACCATCAAACTATCATCATATCCCCCTTCACCTGAGATTTTCGGATCAGATGACGAGGAACAGGAGAATCCATCTGATTACTGTATAGGTACTTCACCAGCGTGCCAAATATCACCAAACAACAATACAATAATGTGTGGTAGGAGTTTTTATACAGTTTATTGTTGATCGGAAAGAGGTTTCAATGTTCGTTGTAGGTGGCTACTACCCGGTGGAAATTGGAGCAATATTCATTGACCGTTACCAGGTGGTGAAGAAGCTGGGATGGGGCCACTTCTCCACTGTGTGGCTAGGCTGGGACATTGAGTAAGTATAATAGTTACAGTATACTGATAACATTGTTTTTGTTATTGATAGACCTTCGGTTTCATATTGTGATTATGACAGCTAAAGCAAGTGAttcacattttttatttgtatgagCAGGAAGAGGCGTTTTGTCGCTCTGAAGGTGGTAAAGAGTGCTCCAACCTTCACAGAGACTGGTTTGGATGAGATCGAGCTTCTGAAATGTGTTAGTATTGTATACCCATGTTCAACCTTTTATTCTCTGCTATATAGGCTTAATCAGTCTAATACCTTTCTTGTTCATCAACCAGAGCCAAGCTTATTAGGACATATTGCCTTTTATTAGTTGCACAATGGTGATAATGAAAAGTCACATGTTTACTCCCAAGTTATGTCCTGTTATCAATTGCATTTAGGTAAGGGACAGTGACCCATCTGACCCTAAACGAGACACTGTTGTGCAACTTATCGATGACTTCAAGGTCTCTGGAGTCAATGGGGAGCGTATCCTTTTAAAAGTCATCCACGTGTTATCATTTTACCCATGATCTATTTCTCATACAGCATGTGTCGTATGTTAACTTGCACATTTGAGTGAAAGGGTTTCTCCTTAATTCAGCTATGTGTCAGATGTATGTATGGTTCTTGAAGTGCTGGGTCACCAACTGCTGAAGTGGATCATCAAATCCAACTACACTGGGCTTCCCCTGCCCTGCGTTAAGAGCATCCTCAGACAGGTGGTGTCTTTTCCCTGTGATCTCCACATCCTGTCTCTACCATTTTATCATCCAGAGCAGCTTTTGTGAAAGGATGATCTCCTTTGTGTGTTCCCTGGTGTCATGTAGCCACAGTATATCACCATTATGGTTTCATATCACAGGTTCTCCAGGGCTTAGATTACTTGCACACTAAATGCAAGATTATCCACACAGACATCAAGCCAGAGAACATCCTTTTGAGAGTGGATGATCTTTACGTCCAGGAGCTGGCAGCCGACACCAACCTACAGGAGCTTCCAGTTTCTCCTGCTCCCACAAGCTGTTCAGGTTAGGATTGCTCTCTAATCCAAGTTGGCATACATGTGTCATTAAGTACAATTCCCTGtcttttttaaacttattttattTTTAGATGGAGGGAAATGGAACAGATTTgttacagagagatagagatgcaaTAACAATGCTGAATATTAGGAGTCGAAGTTTAATATTACCTAATGTTATTATTTTTGTTCTCTATGATTTGATTTCATGCTCTCTTGTGCCTTGCTGATCTCTTCATCTACTACTGATGCCAGAAAATACCAGTCTAAGAGAGAAGCAGGTATGGGCATCAACTCTTTGTCTTGTCTCAAATCATGAACCAACCATATTGCTACAAAGGGGGAAACATAGTTTCTGGTAATCTTTTGATGACCTCATCTGTCACCTATGTCTCTCTGACCCCTCCTATCATAATTTGGGTATTAGATTGTGTCAAACTTGTTGGGGAAGTTGACTGTGGCTTTCCAGACTCTTGGGGTTTGGGTAAGATGGACTTGGCATTGTGAGTGTGTGCTGAGTCACTGCATCTTGGCCCTAGGAAGGTTCTTCTGGAGGAAAGCATTGATCTGTGAATCTGGCTGTTGTCAATAGTTACAGTATTGTTTCAGGTTTTCTACTCATTCTACTCATTCAACCATtaaaacagcagtggtgtgtgtgttataacaaaTGTGTATTCATCATTAACTTGCACATGAACAGCATTTCTGAATGAAGATGCACAGTTTACTAATTGCTATTTGTATTCATTCAGTATGTATAACTATACCTTTGCGTTTGTAGTGAAATTGTTCACCTTGATCAATTCATTGAAAATTAGCATGCACTGCATGAAAAAGGGATTTGTGGTACTAAAGAAATGTACCTTATTTGCAGAGATtggtttaaaatatttttaaaactGTTGCATGCTGCAAAATGAGAGACGTCTCATTTTAAGTTTACCATCAAAGTCCTGTGACTGTGCTCATAGACCGGGAAGGTTTCCAGGATCCCGAGGGCCAGGTTGTCGAGAAAGGAGAACAAACATCAACAGCCGCAGCAGGGCGAGGACACTTTAGTTGACCGTCAGAAGAGGGCAAAACCTCATGTGTCATTCTCCAATATCACCACACCCTGTAGTACTCCCAGTTCCACCTCTCCCCCTAAGCCTTCAGGTCCTGTGCGTACTACTTGGAGACGGAACCTGCTGCATGAAGAAGCAATGGGCTCTGACAGCAAGGAGTCAGTCTCGTCACCGATAGAAGATGCACAATCATTGACTACAATGTCTCACTGCTCTAGACAATCTACAGTGTTGCATCACTCTACCCAGAGAGACAACCAGCCCTCATCACCATCACATGGTCAGTCTTGATCTGGAGCCGGCTGTATAGAGTATATTGTCACAGCATATTTCCGTGTAGTATATGTCAGAATACCTGTCCAGTGTTTCAATTGAACTTTCGTGATTTGCATTATAGTATTTCATGCATATGCTGATGATTAAGTTTAattacactaagtgtacaaaacattaggaacaccttcctaatattgagttgcaacgccttttgccctcataacagcgttaatttgttggggcatggactctacaaggtgtcaagcattccacagggatgatggcccatgttgactccaatgcttcccacagttgtgtcaagttggctgactgtcctttgggtggtggaccattcttgatacacacagggaaaCTTGAGCACgtttttgcccattcacccactgaatggcacacaaacacaatccatgtctcaattgtctcaaggattatACATCTTTCTTTAACCTCTGTCCtcgccttcatctacactgattgaagtagatttcacaggtgacattaataagggatcatagctttcacatggattcacctggtcagtctatctatgtcatggaaagagcaggtgttcctaatgttttgtatgctcagtGTATATTAATGATATTTATGTTGTAATACATCATACATAGCATCCATTTTACACCAGAGCACTCACGGCGCATCCATCATCCATAATATCTATCTGCGCCATCTGTCTCGTAATTTGTTTCAGGGTTCAGTGAAACAGATATGTTGGTGAATCTTCTGAAGCCACAGAATGCTGATGAAATCAGCATCAAGATTGCAGATCTGGGCAACGCCTGCTGGGTGGTGAGTTACTATCTGACAGCCATTATGTATATGAatgaatacagtaccagtcaaaagtttggacaaacctactcattccagggtttttcctaattttttgtactattttctacattgtagaataatagtgaagacatcaaaactatgaaataacacatatggaatcatgtattaaccaaaaaagtgttaaataattaaaaatcaaaatatattttatatttgagattcttcaaagtagccaccctttgccttgatgacagctttgcacactcttggcattatctcaaccagcttcacctggaatgcttttccaacagtcttgaaggagttcccacatatgctgagcacttgttggctgcttttcattcactctgcggtccaactcatcccaaaccatctcaattgggttgaggtcgggtgattgtggaggccaggtcatctgatgcagcactccatcactctccttcttggtcaaatagcccttacacagcctggaggtgtgttgggtcattgtcctgttgaaaaacaaatgatagtcccacgaagcgcaaaccagatgggatggcgtattgctgcagaatgctgtggttgtcatgacttccgccgaagtcggttcctctccttgttcgggcggcgttcggcggttgacgtcaccggctttctagccaccgccgatccacttttcattttccatttgttctgtctttgtctttacacctggcttcactcaaccaattacttgtttattatttaaccctctgttgtgtttgtgagtgattgtttattgcaATTCGGTCCGTCTTTGTGGGCTTGTTATGTTACGTTGTATATTTGTCTTTTTGAGTAAAAAATTTTGATttctcatatctgctgtcctgcgcctgactatCTACACCAGCTCCACACAGGACCATTacagtggtagccatgctagttaagtgtgccttgaattcaaaataaatcacagacagtgtcaccagcaaagcacccccacaccatcacaataaatcactgacagtgtcaccagcaaagcaaccccacaccataacacctcctcctccatgctttacggtgggaaccacacatgcggagatcatccgttcacctactctgtgtctcacaaagactggaaccaaaaatctccaatttggactcatcagaccaaaggacagatttccactggtctaatgtccgttACTaatttttcttggcccaagcaagtctcttattgttattggtgtgctttagtagtggtttctttacagtaataccaccacgaaggcctgattcacgcagtctcctctgaacagttgatgttgagatgtgtgttacttgaactctgtgaagcatttatttgggctgcaatttctgagaatgCTAACTctaaatctaatgaacttatcctctgcagcagaggtaactttgggtcttcctttcttgtttttacatttacatttacgtcatttagcagacgctcttatccagagcgacttacaaattggtgcattcaccttatgatatcctcttgtggaggtcttcatgagagccagtttcatcatagcgcttgatggtttttgcgactgcacttgaagaaactttcaaagttcttgacagtttccaaattgactgaccttcatgccttaaagtaatgatggaccatcatttctc from Salmo trutta chromosome 16, fSalTru1.1, whole genome shotgun sequence includes these protein-coding regions:
- the LOC115149823 gene encoding SRSF protein kinase 3 — encoded protein: VAPTPKPPLTIKLSSYPPSPEIFGSDDEEQENPSDYCIGGYYPVEIGAIFIDRYQVVKKLGWGHFSTVWLGWDIEKRRFVALKVVKSAPTFTETGLDEIELLKCVRDSDPSDPKRDTVVQLIDDFKVSGVNGEHVCMVLEVLGHQLLKWIIKSNYTGLPLPCVKSILRQVLQGLDYLHTKCKIIHTDIKPENILLRVDDLYVQELAADTNLQELPVSPAPTSCSENTSLREKQIVSNLLGKLTVAFQTLGVWTGKVSRIPRARLSRKENKHQQPQQGEDTLVDRQKRAKPHVSFSNITTPCSTPSSTSPPKPSGPVRTTWRRNLLHEEAMGSDSKESVSSPIEDAQSLTTMSHCSRQSTVLHHSTQRDNQPSSPSHGFSETDMLVNLLKPQNADEISIKIADLGNACWVYKHFTEDIQTCQYRSVEVLIGADYGTPADIWSTACMAFELATGEYLFEPHSGDNFSREEDHIAHIIELLGPLPSQFALSGRNSGRYFNHKGHLRRISRLKPWSLCEILLDKYEWPREQAVQFSAFLLTMLEPLPEKRATAGQCLKHPWISS